GGAAAAACGGCAGCCTGATGCAGTGGCTCAACAAGGAAAAGCCGGGAACCAGTGGCGTCAGCCTGAGGCAGTTCCCTGACGGCTACGTCCATTTTCCTAGCTGATGCTCACGGGAACGGCTGTAGCGTTCCAACGGTTGAAGCGATAGAGTTTGCACAAAAATGGCGGCTGTCAGTTTAACGACAGCCGCCCGCTCAATCGCCTTTTTCTTATGCCCGAAGCTGCCCACAGCATTTCCGTCGAGGCTGTTCTCAAACAGTTCAACACCTCTCCCCGCGGCCTCTCCGAAGAGGAGGCCTCCAGAAAGCTGGAGCAGTACGGTTTCAATCAGCTCGATACCGCACCACCGGTCAGCCCCTGGAAGCTGCTCGTGCAGCAGTTCGCCAACGTGCTGATTATCACCCTCCTTGTCGCCACGGTTCTCTCCGCATTTCTCGGCCACGGCATCGAAGCGATCGCTATCGCGGTGATTGTGCTGTTCGCCGTACTGCTCGGGTTCATTCAGGAGTATCGGGCCGAAAAGTCCATCGAGGCGTTGCGTCGCATGGCTGCTCCGGCGTCGCGCGTCATCCGGGATGGGGTTGAAAAGCTGATCCCTTCGCAGGAGGTGGTTCCGGGCGACATTGTGGTGCTGGCGACTGGCGACCGCATTCCTGCCGACGCTCGCCTCGTCGAGGCGGTGAACCTCCGCACCGACGAGGCAGCGCTGACCGGCGAGTCCCTGCCGGCTGAAAAGGAGGCGTCTGCCATGTTGTCGCCCCAGACCTCGGTCGGCGATCGGCGCAACATGGTTTTTTCCGGAACTTCGGTGGTGTACGGCCGTGGGCTTGCCGTGGTGACCGCAACCGGGATGCAGACCGAGTTCGGGCGCATCGCCGGAATGCTTTCGCAGGTGAAGGTCGAAAAGACGCCGCTTCAGAAAAACCTCGACAAGGTAGGCGCGTCACTGGCGCGCGCTGCATTGGTGATCGTTGCGCTCATCGTTGCGCTCGGCATTTTCCGGGGCCAGCCGTTCATCGAAATCCTCATCTTCGGCATTGCGCTCGCCGTGGCCGTGGTGCCCGAAGCGCTTCCCGCCGTGGTCACCATCTCGCTCGCTCTCGGCGTGCAGCGCATGGTTAAACGTAACGCGCTCATGCGCCGCCTGCCTGCGGTTGAAACGCTCGGCAGCACCACCGTCATCTGCTCGGATAAAACCGGCACGCTGACCCGCGACGAAATGACCGTCCGTCGCCTCTATGCTGGTGCGATTTCTGCGACGGTGAGCGGATCGGGGTACAAGCCCGAAGGTGCCATCACTTCCGAGATTGGCGATGGCTCGCTTGCTCATCCGTTCAATGCGTTGCTCGAAGCGGGCGTGTTGTGCAATGACTCACATCTTGAAGAATCGGAGAAAGGGGAGTGGGGCATCACTGGAGACCCGACCGAAGCGGCGCTGATCGTGGCCGCCCGCAAGGCTGGTCTCGACGAAGCCGCGCTCCAGCAGCGTTACCCGCGCATCGACGAGGAGCCGTTCGATTCGGCAACGAAGCGTATGGTGACCGTGCATCGTTTCGGCGGCTCGACGTTTGCTGTGGTGAAGGGCGCTCCGGAGGTGATTCTGCCCTCATGCTCCGATTATCTCGATGCTTCAGGAGAGCTCAAGCCATTCGATTCAACGGTGAGGGAAGAGGCTGTCCGGCAAGCTGATTCGATGGGACAGGAGGCGCTTCGTGTGCTGGCTGTTGCGCGCAAAGAGAATGCGTCCATCAGCGACTTTTCGGATGGCCTGACCTTTCTCGGCTTGTTCGGCATGATCGATCCGCCGCGCAGCGAGGCCGCAGAAGCAGTCGAACGCTGCATCGCAGCCGGTATCCGACCGGTCATGATTACCGGCGACCATCCTGTCACCGCGCAGGCCGTAGCACGCGAATTGGGCATCCTGCGGAACGATAAGGTGGTGACTGGCGCGGAGCTCGAAGCGATGGATGACGAAGCGCTCAGCCAGGCTGCCGGAAGCGTGGCGGTCTTCGCCAGAGTCTCGCCCGAACACAAGCTCCGTCTCGTGCAGGCGTTGCAGCAGCGTGGCGAAGTGGTGGCCATGACTGGCGATGGCGTCAACGATGCGCCAGCGCTCAAACGGGCCGATATCGGCATTTCGATG
This portion of the Chlorobaculum parvum NCIB 8327 genome encodes:
- a CDS encoding cation-translocating P-type ATPase — encoded protein: MPEAAHSISVEAVLKQFNTSPRGLSEEEASRKLEQYGFNQLDTAPPVSPWKLLVQQFANVLIITLLVATVLSAFLGHGIEAIAIAVIVLFAVLLGFIQEYRAEKSIEALRRMAAPASRVIRDGVEKLIPSQEVVPGDIVVLATGDRIPADARLVEAVNLRTDEAALTGESLPAEKEASAMLSPQTSVGDRRNMVFSGTSVVYGRGLAVVTATGMQTEFGRIAGMLSQVKVEKTPLQKNLDKVGASLARAALVIVALIVALGIFRGQPFIEILIFGIALAVAVVPEALPAVVTISLALGVQRMVKRNALMRRLPAVETLGSTTVICSDKTGTLTRDEMTVRRLYAGAISATVSGSGYKPEGAITSEIGDGSLAHPFNALLEAGVLCNDSHLEESEKGEWGITGDPTEAALIVAARKAGLDEAALQQRYPRIDEEPFDSATKRMVTVHRFGGSTFAVVKGAPEVILPSCSDYLDASGELKPFDSTVREEAVRQADSMGQEALRVLAVARKENASISDFSDGLTFLGLFGMIDPPRSEAAEAVERCIAAGIRPVMITGDHPVTAQAVARELGILRNDKVVTGAELEAMDDEALSQAAGSVAVFARVSPEHKLRLVQALQQRGEVVAMTGDGVNDAPALKRADIGISMGIAGTDVSREASAMTLLDDNFATIVSAIEEGRGIYDNIKKYLTYLLSSNIGELGLMAGATLFGLPLPLTAVQILYVNLATDGLPALALAVDPADHDIMRRPPNDQKRGIFTRTVMALMLAGGIWSTAVNLLLFQWARHSGRSLDEAMTMTFVSLVLIQFFKAYNFRSEREHVFTNLFSNRWLNLAIVWELAVLFAIIYVPALAAPFGTFMMPFSDWLIVLGGALTVVPVIELVKWFIRKGWIGS